In a single window of the Amycolatopsis sp. cg5 genome:
- a CDS encoding glycoside hydrolase family 3 protein, producing the protein MRVRSKLTLSLLAGALLLGSHTPALASGPAYKNAWLPVKVRVNDLLSRMTLDDKLGQMTQPERLGITDPADVAKYRIGSLLSGGSSQPTPSTPVSWADMYDGFQKTALTTPLGIPLIYGVDAVHGHNGVYGATVFPHNIGLGATRNPNLAERIGHATAEEVAGTGIDWNFSPCLCVARNDRWGRTYESFGEVPELAASMSSIITGMQGRSLKSPSSVVATAKHFIGDGGTTGGKDQGETTLSEAELRKIHLPPFKAAVDRGVGTVMISYSSWNGVKMHGEPYLINTVLKGELGFKGFVISDYNGIDQIDGQKGFTPAEVTASINAGIDMVMVPFDFKKFIDTLRGEVQAGHVTMARIDDANRRILTKKFELGLFEKPLTDRRLTSTIGSKEHRALARQAVRESQVLLKNEHGVLPLNKHEKVFVAGKNANDIGNQAGGWTVGWQGTSGPVTPGTTILQGMQKASKNVTFSKDGTGIDKSYDVAVAVVGETPYAEGKGDRPQGMGLDQTDLDTLKKLKDSGVPTVVVLVSGRPLDIAAQLPDWDGLLASWLPGTEGDGVSDVLFGAYNPTGKLPVTWMKSADQQPINVGDGQTPLFPFGYGLRYRKHF; encoded by the coding sequence ATGCGAGTCAGAAGCAAGCTCACCCTCAGCCTGCTGGCAGGCGCGTTGCTACTGGGGTCGCACACCCCGGCGCTCGCCTCCGGCCCCGCGTACAAGAACGCGTGGCTGCCGGTCAAGGTCAGGGTGAACGACCTGCTCTCCCGGATGACGCTCGACGACAAGCTCGGCCAGATGACGCAGCCGGAGCGGCTCGGCATCACCGACCCGGCGGACGTGGCGAAGTACCGGATCGGCTCGCTGCTCTCCGGCGGCAGCTCGCAGCCGACGCCGAGCACCCCGGTCTCGTGGGCCGACATGTACGACGGCTTCCAGAAGACGGCGCTCACCACACCGCTCGGCATCCCGCTGATCTACGGCGTCGACGCGGTGCACGGCCACAACGGCGTCTACGGCGCGACCGTGTTCCCGCACAACATCGGCCTCGGCGCCACGCGGAACCCGAACCTCGCCGAGCGCATCGGGCACGCCACGGCCGAAGAGGTCGCGGGCACCGGCATCGACTGGAACTTCTCGCCGTGTCTCTGCGTGGCGCGCAACGACCGCTGGGGCCGCACCTACGAGTCGTTCGGCGAAGTGCCGGAGCTGGCCGCGTCGATGAGCTCGATCATCACCGGCATGCAGGGCCGGTCGTTGAAGAGCCCGTCTTCGGTGGTCGCCACCGCCAAGCACTTCATCGGTGACGGCGGCACCACCGGCGGCAAGGACCAGGGCGAGACCACGCTGTCCGAGGCCGAACTGCGCAAGATCCACCTGCCGCCGTTCAAGGCGGCCGTCGACCGCGGTGTCGGCACGGTGATGATCTCGTACAGCAGCTGGAACGGCGTCAAGATGCACGGCGAGCCGTACCTGATCAACACCGTGCTCAAGGGTGAGCTGGGCTTCAAGGGCTTCGTGATCTCGGACTACAACGGGATCGACCAGATCGACGGCCAGAAGGGCTTCACCCCGGCCGAGGTCACCGCGTCCATCAACGCGGGCATCGACATGGTGATGGTGCCGTTCGACTTCAAGAAGTTCATCGACACGCTGCGCGGCGAGGTGCAGGCCGGGCACGTCACGATGGCCAGGATCGACGACGCGAACCGCCGCATCCTGACCAAGAAGTTCGAGCTCGGCCTGTTCGAGAAGCCGCTGACCGACCGCAGGCTCACCTCGACCATCGGCAGCAAGGAACACCGCGCGCTCGCCCGTCAGGCCGTGCGTGAGTCCCAGGTACTGCTTAAGAACGAGCACGGTGTCCTGCCGCTTAACAAGCACGAGAAGGTCTTCGTCGCGGGTAAGAACGCCAACGACATCGGTAACCAGGCAGGCGGCTGGACCGTCGGCTGGCAGGGCACGAGCGGCCCGGTGACCCCGGGAACCACGATCCTGCAAGGGATGCAGAAGGCGTCGAAGAACGTGACGTTCAGCAAGGACGGCACGGGGATCGACAAGAGCTACGACGTCGCGGTCGCCGTGGTGGGCGAGACGCCGTACGCCGAGGGCAAGGGCGACCGGCCGCAGGGCATGGGCCTCGACCAGACCGATCTCGACACGCTCAAGAAGCTGAAGGACAGCGGCGTGCCGACGGTCGTGGTGCTGGTCTCCGGACGGCCGCTGGACATCGCCGCACAGCTCCCGGACTGGGACGGCCTGCTCGCCTCGTGGCTGCCCGGCACCGAGGGCGACGGCGTGTCCGACGTGCTCTTCGGCGCGTACAACCCGACCGGGAAGCTGCCGGTCACCTGGATGAAGAGCGCGGACCAGCAGCCGATCAACGTCGGCGACGGTCAGACCCCGCTGTTCCCGTTCGGTTATGGGCTCCGCTACCGCAAGCACTTCTGA
- a CDS encoding DUF2599 domain-containing protein, which produces MIRSLTVLTITVSAVLLAAPAQAATSGDDIRTGQADRAILARLQAAPDLKQAIIDHTEWLTDPKGPRLAVFPTEYGRTSAPASAWASAWNEVVALAPSANQRNMKDQFRCHYDFARAAAPDKPSWNLEQWRPDVGYLATVLAQCNPS; this is translated from the coding sequence ATGATCAGATCTCTGACCGTACTGACCATCACAGTCTCGGCCGTGCTACTGGCGGCGCCCGCACAGGCGGCGACCAGCGGCGATGACATCCGGACCGGGCAGGCGGACCGGGCCATCCTCGCCCGCCTGCAGGCCGCGCCGGATCTGAAGCAGGCCATCATCGATCACACCGAGTGGCTGACCGATCCGAAGGGTCCCCGGCTCGCGGTGTTCCCGACCGAGTACGGCCGGACGAGCGCGCCCGCGTCGGCGTGGGCCTCGGCGTGGAACGAGGTGGTCGCGCTGGCGCCGAGCGCGAACCAGCGGAACATGAAGGACCAGTTCCGCTGCCACTACGACTTCGCGCGGGCGGCCGCGCCGGACAAGCCGAGCTGGAACCTGGAGCAGTGGCGGCCGGACGTCGGCTATCTGGCCACCGTTCTCGCTCAGTGCAACCCTAGCTAG